One part of the Mariniblastus fucicola genome encodes these proteins:
- the rtcA gene encoding RNA 3'-terminal phosphate cyclase produces the protein MIEIDGSQGESGGQIVRSSLALSLLTGTPFRIFNLRAGRKKPGLKRQHLTAVNAAAEVGNAIVRGAEIGSREIFFEPGTVSPGDFRFQISTAGSITLVLQTVLPALMMADAPSSLTLSGGTHNMLAPPFDFLERSFVPLLNRMGPQVDLKLNRHGFYPAGGGEFEASIVPAKRLRGLEIVSRGKLLQRRVRAIVSELPIEIARRETARVVRKMNWDRTLEEQVVAADPQGPGNILFAELEYDNLTSVFAGFGQRGVTAENVADAVVRDVRRYLKHDAPVGPHLADQLMLPMAIAAAVNGTPSQFRTGPLTGHSETHAVIIQRFLEVDVVFSESDSGSVSVAIT, from the coding sequence ATGATCGAAATCGACGGCTCACAAGGCGAAAGCGGCGGACAAATCGTTCGATCTTCGCTGGCGCTGTCGTTGCTGACAGGGACGCCATTTCGAATTTTCAATCTGCGAGCAGGTCGGAAAAAGCCGGGGCTCAAGCGGCAGCACCTGACCGCAGTCAATGCGGCCGCAGAAGTCGGAAACGCGATCGTTCGCGGTGCGGAAATCGGTTCGCGAGAAATTTTCTTCGAGCCCGGAACGGTTTCCCCAGGCGATTTCCGGTTTCAGATCTCGACCGCGGGCAGCATCACATTGGTGCTGCAAACGGTGTTGCCAGCGTTGATGATGGCCGACGCGCCGTCAAGTTTGACTCTGTCCGGCGGCACTCACAACATGCTGGCGCCTCCGTTTGATTTCCTGGAGCGATCGTTTGTTCCGTTGTTGAATCGCATGGGACCGCAGGTCGATTTGAAGTTGAATCGGCACGGGTTTTATCCGGCTGGCGGAGGCGAGTTCGAGGCATCGATCGTTCCCGCAAAGCGTTTGCGTGGGCTGGAGATTGTTAGCCGTGGAAAGCTGTTGCAGCGTCGCGTTCGAGCCATCGTTTCAGAGTTGCCGATCGAAATCGCGCGACGGGAAACGGCTCGAGTCGTCCGCAAGATGAACTGGGATCGTACGCTTGAGGAGCAGGTCGTTGCTGCAGATCCGCAAGGGCCTGGCAACATTCTGTTCGCCGAGTTGGAGTACGATAATCTGACTTCTGTCTTCGCCGGGTTTGGACAACGCGGCGTGACGGCCGAGAACGTTGCAGATGCAGTCGTTCGTGACGTTCGTCGCTACCTGAAACACGATGCTCCCGTCGGACCACATCTGGCGGATCAATTGATGCTTCCGATGGCGATTGCGGCAGCAGTAAACGGAACGCCCAGCCAGTTTCGCACCGGTCCGTTGACCGGTCACTCGGAAACGCACGCGGTGATCATTCAACGGTTTTTGGAAGTGGATGTCGTTTTCAGCGAAAGTGATTCCGGTTCGGTTTCTGTCGCCATCACGTGA
- a CDS encoding PEP-CTERM sorting domain-containing protein: MTNVCRQLTVLITAVAAIAISGTCQADLVWEDLMTDEQAITNNLMLSSGGTTITFGTEVFSDSDGGTFDLVPERSANFFSFEAESTGNHTGYLEMTFDNENDDPTDYLELTFNFGPPVTNLQFTLLDVDGNTNFNWDDGAEIFFNGTNVKTTPGYYSIGAINFLDNEAYMDGFEAGNVGAASDETTGNIGFNFGSEIIDTLTIRYFTTDDAVNNPASQFIGISDLQFVAAVPEPTAVSLIALVGIAAWTRRRRTQV; the protein is encoded by the coding sequence ATGACAAATGTATGTCGTCAACTCACTGTGCTAATTACGGCGGTCGCTGCGATCGCCATTTCCGGAACCTGCCAAGCCGACCTTGTTTGGGAAGACCTGATGACAGACGAACAGGCGATCACCAACAACCTGATGCTTTCCAGTGGCGGCACGACCATCACGTTTGGGACGGAAGTTTTCAGCGACAGCGATGGCGGAACCTTCGACCTCGTTCCGGAACGAAGCGCGAACTTCTTTTCGTTTGAAGCAGAATCGACTGGGAACCATACGGGCTACCTTGAGATGACGTTCGACAACGAGAACGACGACCCGACGGACTACCTGGAGCTGACTTTCAATTTTGGTCCGCCCGTGACGAACCTTCAGTTCACATTGCTGGATGTCGACGGGAATACCAACTTCAATTGGGACGACGGAGCGGAAATCTTTTTCAACGGCACGAACGTGAAAACAACTCCCGGCTACTACAGCATCGGAGCAATCAACTTTCTGGACAACGAAGCCTACATGGATGGGTTTGAGGCAGGAAATGTTGGTGCAGCGAGTGATGAAACGACTGGAAACATCGGATTTAATTTTGGCTCCGAGATCATCGACACTCTGACTATTCGTTACTTCACGACTGACGATGCCGTCAACAATCCAGCGTCACAATTTATCGGAATCAGTGACTTGCAGTTCGTGGCCGCGGTGCCTGAACCAACCGCGGTTTCGCTGATCGCACTGGTCGGTATCGCCGCCTGGACACGGCGACGACGAACTCAAGTTTGA
- a CDS encoding carboxy terminal-processing peptidase, which translates to MIAQTRLLNRCYAKILMLAVMVLTVVPAVNADDIITPPSRSQKRVGKLVAELMTRTHLSRRELDTEISSRAFKLYMKMLDPTKSYFLQSDVDDFAAEKKSIAENVKNGNFDFGIKVYKTFLERVKQRTELAIELAGVEHDFTVKEEMITDPDLATYATSEAEARDVWRKRIKYNLLVFRGDEELDKEDGNSEKKKKKVDPVEKLQKRYTSFARRMMQTDTEDIIEMYVTAVTNSFDPHTSYMSRRSYENFVISLSLELEGIGATLSGNDEGYTVIRSIVPGGACDTQGGISVDDVIMEVGQGDETGNRVDPTLAEKNGTDFIDINSMKLDDVVGMIRGKAGTVVRLNVQSEEGGDIRTVEIVREKIKLEDSAAQGKVFEQGTNADGSPRKIGIIELPSFYADMSGRPDGRSTTTDVKRILDQFNDEGVDGVVLDLRKNGGGSLQEAIDCTGLFIDAGPVVQIKDASNQIIKLDDNNRGASWSKPVVVLTSKFSASASEILAGALQDYDRGIIVGDTTTHGKGTVQTLMDLNEVFYRMRNAPNKYGALKITRSQFYRPNGDSTQKRGVLSDLVLPSVTDKMPVGESDLEYPVEFDRISAADYSSYGSADEEVKKALQIRSAERVKASDKFAKRIRRIEEYVRQKDMKTVSLNEEEFLARSRELRAEKEDEKVIEEQVSGNKEIKRDYYLDEVLEITADYMTMLEKRS; encoded by the coding sequence ATGATTGCTCAAACGAGACTCCTAAATCGCTGCTACGCAAAGATCCTGATGCTGGCCGTGATGGTCCTGACGGTGGTTCCGGCCGTCAACGCGGACGACATCATTACGCCTCCGTCGAGATCCCAGAAACGTGTCGGGAAACTCGTTGCCGAACTCATGACGCGAACTCATCTTTCGCGACGGGAATTGGACACGGAGATTTCAAGCCGTGCCTTCAAGCTCTATATGAAGATGCTCGACCCGACCAAGTCGTACTTTCTGCAAAGCGATGTCGACGACTTTGCCGCTGAAAAAAAATCGATCGCAGAGAACGTAAAGAATGGAAACTTTGACTTTGGTATCAAGGTGTACAAGACGTTCCTCGAACGAGTCAAGCAACGAACCGAGTTGGCGATTGAACTAGCCGGTGTCGAACACGATTTTACCGTCAAGGAAGAAATGATTACCGACCCGGATCTGGCAACTTACGCGACGTCGGAGGCCGAGGCTCGTGACGTGTGGCGAAAGCGAATCAAATACAACTTGCTCGTATTCCGTGGCGACGAAGAACTGGACAAAGAAGACGGGAACAGCGAAAAGAAAAAGAAGAAAGTAGACCCGGTTGAGAAACTGCAAAAGCGATACACGTCTTTCGCTCGCCGAATGATGCAGACCGACACTGAAGACATTATCGAAATGTACGTCACAGCCGTGACCAATTCGTTCGATCCACACACTTCCTATATGTCGCGTCGGTCGTATGAAAATTTTGTAATATCTCTTTCTCTGGAACTCGAAGGCATCGGAGCAACGCTTTCCGGAAACGACGAAGGCTACACGGTCATCCGCAGCATCGTTCCTGGTGGAGCCTGTGATACGCAAGGTGGCATTTCAGTTGACGACGTCATCATGGAAGTCGGACAGGGCGACGAAACCGGAAATCGTGTCGATCCCACGTTGGCTGAAAAGAACGGTACCGACTTCATTGACATCAACTCAATGAAGCTGGATGACGTCGTTGGCATGATTCGCGGAAAAGCCGGAACGGTTGTGCGTTTGAACGTGCAGTCCGAAGAAGGTGGCGACATTCGCACGGTCGAAATCGTTCGCGAGAAAATCAAACTTGAAGACAGCGCGGCTCAAGGCAAAGTTTTTGAGCAAGGCACCAATGCTGACGGAAGTCCGCGAAAAATCGGCATCATCGAGTTGCCAAGCTTCTACGCGGATATGTCTGGCCGTCCCGACGGTCGCAGCACAACCACCGATGTGAAGCGAATTCTCGACCAGTTCAATGACGAAGGCGTCGATGGCGTTGTTCTGGACTTGAGAAAGAACGGCGGCGGTTCTTTACAAGAAGCCATCGATTGCACCGGTTTGTTCATCGATGCCGGTCCGGTTGTTCAGATTAAGGACGCGTCCAACCAGATTATTAAGCTCGACGACAACAATCGTGGAGCTTCCTGGAGTAAGCCGGTTGTGGTTTTGACCAGTAAATTCAGTGCAAGTGCCAGCGAAATCCTTGCCGGTGCTCTGCAGGACTACGACCGTGGAATCATTGTCGGCGACACCACAACACACGGCAAAGGCACGGTGCAGACGTTGATGGATTTGAACGAGGTGTTCTATCGAATGAGAAATGCTCCGAACAAATACGGTGCACTGAAAATCACGCGTTCGCAGTTCTATCGTCCCAACGGCGACAGCACCCAAAAACGAGGTGTCCTTTCGGATTTGGTGCTGCCTTCGGTCACTGACAAAATGCCGGTCGGCGAATCAGACCTTGAGTACCCTGTTGAGTTCGATCGTATTTCCGCGGCGGACTACAGCAGTTATGGCTCTGCCGATGAAGAAGTCAAAAAGGCACTTCAAATTCGTTCGGCGGAACGAGTCAAGGCTTCGGATAAGTTCGCCAAGCGGATTCGACGGATCGAAGAGTACGTTCGCCAAAAGGACATGAAAACTGTGTCGCTGAACGAGGAAGAGTTTCTTGCTCGCAGTCGCGAACTTCGTGCCGAGAAAGAAGACGAGAAAGTAATCGAAGAACAGGTTTCCGGTAACAAGGAAATCAAACGGGATTACTACCTCGATGAGGTCCTCGAAATTACAGCCGATTACATGACCATGCTCGAGAAGAGAAGCTAG
- a CDS encoding sigma 54-interacting transcriptional regulator, whose product MPAFLMMNSGSNSGARFELSAEEDNFLGRDWECRVVLNDPQCSRKHARIYTNEDGWWIEDNGSSNGTYVNGQTIREARLDEGHLIRVGGSAFTFTESATKTLPEEESKTGEMRGPAAQTVIFDESHDPMDTGQYTLSFLKGHDWGQDFFFLFQLSVKLLGLDDPDAMIQTSIKRLSERTDSSAAGFLWASDGGKLTPKVVYPKELANELTLDPELTRRVVAQGHAIRFEYDTRHQDSFTDSICVPLNSDGKIKGAIHLYKKGTRFHDSHFNLACAIANIMVRSLDRADRHSVLAADHSRLKEKSANFDELLGESPKMLELKSKIQRVAKASGCVLVRGESGAGKELVARALHKASPRADRPMLSVNCAAIPRDLMESQLFGHKKGSFTSADRDHSGWFEQADRGTLFLDEIGELTLEGQAKLLRTLEGHPFLPVGGTEEISVDVRVICATNRDLKEFVAEKRFREDLFYRLSVYELYIPPLRDREADIEMLVNHFLAHFKTQHGKHDLQLSREAKARLIGYQWPGNVRQLRNVIDSAIVMAETNEVAADELGIRDATDGEFETLRIDHWERKLIVDALKRTSNNVPGAAELLGISRATLYRKIEQYGVVRK is encoded by the coding sequence GTGCCAGCGTTTTTGATGATGAACTCGGGCTCCAATTCAGGGGCCAGATTTGAACTCAGTGCCGAAGAGGACAATTTTCTCGGCCGCGACTGGGAGTGCCGTGTTGTTCTCAACGACCCTCAGTGTTCCCGTAAACACGCCCGGATTTACACCAATGAAGACGGTTGGTGGATCGAAGACAACGGCAGCAGCAACGGCACGTACGTCAATGGTCAGACGATTCGGGAAGCCAGGCTCGACGAAGGACATTTGATCCGTGTCGGCGGCAGCGCTTTCACGTTTACCGAATCTGCCACCAAGACGCTTCCCGAAGAGGAAAGCAAAACGGGCGAGATGCGAGGTCCGGCGGCACAGACCGTGATCTTTGACGAATCGCACGACCCGATGGACACCGGTCAGTACACGTTGTCGTTCCTGAAAGGACATGATTGGGGCCAGGACTTTTTCTTCCTGTTCCAGCTCAGCGTCAAACTGCTGGGACTCGACGACCCGGATGCGATGATCCAAACCAGCATCAAACGGCTTAGCGAACGCACAGACTCAAGTGCCGCCGGGTTCCTTTGGGCATCCGATGGAGGAAAGCTGACTCCGAAAGTTGTCTATCCGAAAGAGTTGGCGAATGAACTGACGCTCGACCCGGAGTTGACGCGTCGTGTCGTTGCGCAAGGGCACGCGATTCGATTTGAGTACGACACCAGACACCAGGATAGTTTCACGGACAGCATTTGCGTGCCGCTGAACTCGGATGGCAAGATCAAGGGCGCGATCCATCTGTATAAAAAAGGCACCCGTTTCCACGATTCGCATTTCAATCTCGCATGTGCAATTGCCAATATCATGGTTCGGTCGCTGGACCGTGCGGACCGACATAGCGTGTTGGCGGCGGATCATTCGCGACTGAAAGAAAAGTCTGCGAACTTTGACGAGTTGCTGGGCGAGAGCCCGAAGATGCTGGAGCTGAAGTCGAAAATTCAGCGTGTCGCCAAAGCTTCTGGCTGCGTTCTGGTTCGCGGTGAAAGCGGAGCCGGTAAGGAACTGGTCGCTCGAGCTCTGCACAAAGCCAGCCCTCGAGCTGATCGGCCGATGCTCAGTGTCAACTGTGCCGCGATCCCACGGGATCTGATGGAGAGCCAGTTGTTCGGCCACAAGAAGGGCTCGTTCACCAGCGCCGATCGTGACCACAGCGGTTGGTTTGAACAGGCTGACCGCGGGACACTGTTTCTCGACGAGATCGGCGAACTGACTCTTGAAGGCCAGGCCAAACTGCTGCGAACGCTGGAGGGGCATCCCTTCCTTCCCGTCGGCGGAACGGAAGAAATTTCGGTTGACGTTCGTGTTATCTGTGCGACGAATCGTGACCTGAAAGAGTTCGTGGCGGAAAAGCGTTTCCGCGAGGATCTGTTTTATCGGCTGAGCGTGTACGAGCTTTACATTCCGCCGCTGCGAGATCGTGAAGCCGACATCGAGATGTTGGTGAACCACTTCCTCGCTCACTTCAAAACGCAACACGGAAAACATGACTTGCAGTTGTCACGCGAAGCTAAAGCCAGGTTGATCGGCTATCAATGGCCCGGCAATGTTCGTCAGCTTCGCAACGTGATTGACAGCGCGATCGTGATGGCGGAAACCAATGAAGTCGCCGCAGATGAACTTGGAATTCGCGATGCGACCGACGGTGAATTCGAAACGCTTCGCATCGATCACTGGGAACGCAAGTTGATTGTTGACGCGCTCAAACGAACTTCGAACAATGTGCCTGGTGCGGCAGAGTTGCTGGGCATCAGTCGGGCGACGTTGTATCGTAAGATTGAACAGTATGGTGTGGTGCGTAAGTAG
- a CDS encoding AP2 domain-containing protein, with the protein MARKNPRRNISRVEHLDRDGKSSGWLVRMQRKYEKISSFFSDSVYGGNRAALQAAKEFRDELESESEKLTTEERSAAPSTRNKSGVVGVRLHRQKDVRGKYEYQYWYWVAQWIDGRGRRRTRSFSIHNHGDDKAYRMACKARREGVASAHR; encoded by the coding sequence ATGGCTCGCAAGAATCCACGTCGCAACATTTCACGCGTTGAGCATCTTGACCGTGACGGAAAATCCAGCGGCTGGCTGGTTCGCATGCAGCGGAAGTACGAAAAGATTAGCAGCTTCTTTTCGGATTCCGTCTACGGCGGCAATCGGGCCGCGCTTCAGGCAGCCAAAGAGTTCCGTGATGAATTGGAAAGCGAATCCGAAAAGCTGACGACCGAAGAGCGAAGTGCCGCACCTTCGACTCGCAACAAAAGCGGCGTTGTTGGTGTTCGGCTGCATCGCCAAAAAGACGTTCGTGGAAAATACGAATATCAATACTGGTATTGGGTCGCCCAATGGATCGACGGGCGGGGCAGACGACGAACCCGCTCGTTTTCAATCCACAATCACGGCGACGACAAAGCGTACCGCATGGCGTGCAAGGCCAGACGCGAAGGCGTTGCCAGCGCACATCGATAG